One part of the Acidimicrobiia bacterium genome encodes these proteins:
- a CDS encoding GuaB3 family IMP dehydrogenase-related protein produces MADIEIGLGKTARRGYSLDDISIVPSRRTRDPHDVDIAWELDGIRFELPLLASPMDGVVSPDTAIAIGRLGGIGVLNLEGIWTRYDDPEPLLDEIATLGEQEAIARLQEIYAAPIRPELIVERIDQISEAGVMVGAAVSPQRIESLMPTIRESALNLLVIQGTVVSAEHLTSAEEPLNLKQFVRQVDLPVVVGGCASYSAALHLMRTGAAAVLVGVGAGESSTARGVLGLGAPQATAIADVRAARMRHLDETGVYVHIIADGGMATGGDIAKAVACGADAVMIGSPLAAATNAPGRGFHWGLAAVNEELPQGTRVSVPARASLEEILVGPAHRSDGRTNLFGGLRASMAACGYKTLKDFQKAEVVLAPAVRSEGKSLQLAQHVGMGA; encoded by the coding sequence CCGTCGGACCCGCGACCCTCACGACGTCGATATTGCTTGGGAACTCGACGGAATTCGTTTCGAACTACCACTTCTGGCTTCGCCAATGGACGGTGTGGTTAGCCCCGATACGGCTATTGCTATTGGCCGTTTGGGCGGTATTGGGGTTTTGAACCTGGAGGGAATCTGGACTCGTTACGACGACCCCGAACCTTTATTGGATGAAATTGCGACCCTGGGCGAGCAAGAGGCCATTGCCCGCCTGCAAGAAATTTACGCCGCACCAATTCGTCCCGAACTAATTGTCGAACGCATTGATCAAATTAGTGAAGCCGGTGTCATGGTGGGCGCAGCGGTAAGCCCCCAGCGCATCGAGTCGCTGATGCCGACAATTCGCGAATCGGCATTGAACCTTTTGGTAATTCAAGGCACCGTGGTTTCAGCCGAGCATTTAACCTCCGCCGAAGAACCGCTGAACCTGAAACAGTTCGTACGCCAAGTTGATCTGCCAGTGGTGGTAGGAGGCTGTGCCAGCTATAGCGCAGCGTTGCACTTAATGCGCACAGGGGCGGCAGCGGTTTTGGTGGGTGTCGGTGCTGGCGAATCGTCAACAGCTCGCGGCGTGCTCGGTTTAGGTGCCCCGCAAGCCACGGCAATAGCCGACGTTCGCGCCGCACGAATGCGCCATCTTGATGAAACTGGTGTTTACGTGCACATCATTGCCGATGGTGGCATGGCTACCGGCGGCGACATAGCGAAAGCCGTTGCGTGTGGTGCTGATGCTGTGATGATTGGTTCACCATTAGCGGCCGCCACCAATGCTCCGGGGCGGGGTTTTCACTGGGGTTTGGCAGCCGTTAACGAAGAGCTTCCTCAGGGGACTCGGGTTTCGGTGCCGGCGCGGGCCTCGCTAGAAGAGATTCTGGTGGGACCGGCCCACCGAAGTGACGGCCGTACCAACCTTTTTGGAGGGCTTCGCGCTTCGATGGCAGCGTGCGGCTACAAGACATTAAAAGATTTCCAAAAAGCAGAAGTGGTCTTAGCGCCTGCCGTTCGTAGTGAAGGCAAGTCTTTACAGCTCGCTCAACATGTTGGTATGGGTGCTTGA